A window of the Bacteroides thetaiotaomicron VPI-5482 genome harbors these coding sequences:
- a CDS encoding DUF6249 domain-containing protein, which translates to MMDFITIPLVVGTITLGIYKLFELFVCKKERIAMIEKLADRVNTGEINSNLSLNLNYSRSRFTFGSLKSGLLMLGIGLGLLVAFFICINSFPGYTASRNWDVERQASVVYGACVLLFGGAGLLTAFLIEMKIQKKEKE; encoded by the coding sequence ATGATGGATTTTATCACCATTCCCTTGGTCGTAGGTACTATTACATTAGGAATCTACAAATTATTTGAACTTTTTGTATGCAAGAAAGAGCGGATAGCCATGATTGAAAAGCTGGCTGACAGAGTCAACACAGGAGAAATCAACAGTAACTTATCCCTCAACCTTAATTACTCCCGCTCCCGATTTACCTTCGGTTCTTTAAAAAGCGGTCTGCTGATGCTTGGAATAGGATTAGGTCTACTGGTCGCCTTCTTTATCTGCATCAACTCATTTCCGGGATACACCGCTTCCAGAAACTGGGACGTGGAACGTCAGGCAAGTGTCGTGTATGGCGCATGCGTACTTCTTTTCGGTGGTGCAGGGCTGCTGACAGCTTTCCTCATCGAGATGAAAATACAGAAGAAAGAGAAAGAATAA
- a CDS encoding winged helix-turn-helix domain-containing protein yields the protein MDRKQIGVYAGKVWQLLSNNEKWGYGTLKRKSGLKDKELGAALGWLSKENKIEFDQCDEELYVYLCVNVYIG from the coding sequence ATGGATAGAAAGCAAATCGGTGTGTATGCTGGTAAAGTCTGGCAACTGCTGAGCAACAATGAGAAATGGGGCTATGGTACCTTAAAGAGAAAGTCCGGGTTGAAGGATAAAGAATTGGGTGCCGCTCTGGGCTGGTTATCGAAAGAGAATAAGATAGAGTTCGATCAGTGTGATGAGGAACTTTATGTATATCTCTGCGTAAATGTTTATATTGGATGA